The Acidobacteriota bacterium genome includes the window TGCCACCCATCCTGGCCTACAAAAGGGGCAAGAGGTCGGGCAAGACCTTCTCGCGGCAGGAGCTCGAGGCCTTTTACCGGGCATTGGCCTCCCATGTCCTGAGGCACCAGGTCGTCAGCGGGATCGCGTGGGCCGTGGCGGGGCTCGTGCTCGCCACCATCGTGTTCATCTTCCTTCAGCGCACATGGGTCGCCTTCCTGGGCGTCCTCTTCACCGGCGCCATCGCGGCCTCCGTTTCGCTGGGCTTCACGTACTTTCTCCTCCAGCGGCAGACCCGGCCGCTGATCGAGGAGATCCAGGCCAACCTCGACCACCTGCCGGACGTGTCCAAATGGCGCCTCTCCTTCGGGGGCAAGGTGGGGGCCTCCATCGTCCTGCTGACCGTCCTCGCCTTCCTGGGCTTCGGCGTGCTCATCTATTCCCGGCTCACGCTGGGTCTGGCCGATTTCGCGGTGAAGGCGGGCGTGGATCCCGCCGGCTCGCTCGTCTCACAGCTCCGGGCCGCGGACCCAGCCGAGTGGCCCCGGATCCTCTCGTCCCGCTCCGACAGCCTGTGGACCCTCGTGGCCGTCCAGGCCGACGGGACCGTCCTGGGCCAGACGGAGGGGGATTACCGGGCCGAATCCCTGGCAGCGGGTTTGGAAGCAGGCCGAGGGGCGAACGAGAGCCGGGTGCTGCCCACGAACTGGGGTCCCGTCGCCGTGTTTCCGCTCGGGGGGGACCGGACGGCGGTCTTGCTGGCCCAGCGGTCTTCCCTCCGGTCGGTGCTGAAGAACGTGAGCGCAACCGGAGTGGGTTTCCTCGTGGGGACCCTGGTGGTCCTGAGCGGGTACATTCTGTGGCTTAGCCGCGACACGGGCCGTGCCCTGTCCCGGACGGCGGAGTACAGCCGACGCCTCGCCTCCGGAGACCTGACCCGAATCCCGGCCATCTGGTCCGACGACGAGATGGGGCAGATGGCGGACAACCTCCGGTCCACCTTCCAGGGACTTCGAAAGATGACCCATGAGGTCTCGGGCGCCTCCTCGGCCGTCGAGGTGGAGGTGTCGAAGACCGCGGAGGTTGTGGGAGGGCTCCACCAGCTCGTGGCCTCCCAGACCCGGTCCGCCGGAAAGACGACGGAGGCCGTGAGGACCATGGAAGCCAAGATGGTCCAGGTATCCGCCGCCATGGACCAGGTGGCCAGTTCGACGCAGGAGGTGTCCTCCGCCATTTTGGAGATGCAGGCCAGCGTGGAGGAGATTGCCCGCAACGCGGATGTCCTCATCCAGTCCGTCGAAGCCACGGTTTCCTCGTCCAACGAGATCGCCTCCAGCGCGGACGAGATCAAGGAGGCCACGGACCGCCTCCACGGCTCGGGGCAGGAGGCCGTGTCCTTTCTCACCCAGCTGGACGCCTCCCTGGAGGAGACCCGCCGGAACTCCAAGGCCCTCGCGGAAGCCTCCGGCAAGGTCACCCAGGACGCGGAGGCCGGTTTTTCCTCCGTCGCCGCCGTGGAGGACGGGATCCTCAAGACCCGAAACGCCAGCGAGGTGAGCCGGGCCACCCTGCGGGAACTCATGGACTCCATCGAGAAGATCGGCCGGATCGTGAGCGTCATCCAGGAGGTGACGGAGCAGACCAACCTCCTCTCCCTGAACGCCTCCATCATCGCCGCCGGGGCGGGCGAACACGGAAAGCCGTTCGCCGTGGTGGCCACGCAGATTCGGGAGCTCTCCTCGCGCACGGCGGGCCACGCCAAGGAGATTCGTTCGGTTATCTCGAAGCTCACGGAAAGCGGGGGTGAAATGGCCGCCTCCATGGACCACACCTTCCGGGTGGTGGACGCCAGCACGGTCCTGAGCCGCCAGGCCGGCGTGGCCCTCCGGACCATCCTCGAATCCGCCTCCACCCAAGAAGAGATGAGCAAGCGAATCGCCTCCGCCGCGGAGGAACTGGCTCACGGAGGCCAATCGGCCAGCCGGGCCATGCACGAGATCTTCGAGAGGATGGAGGGTATCGCCCGAGCCACGCAGGAGCAGGCGGCCTCCACCCGGTTCCTGAACGACGAGGCGGAGCGTGTGCGCGAGGTGGCGGGGCAGCTCCGGAACGCCACGGAGGAGCAGGCCAAGGGCTCCCGGGTCATCAGCGAGGCCGTGACGAGGATCATGGAGGACAGCCGCAAGACCAACCAGGCCATCCAGGCCCAGGCCCAGGAGGCCAAGGCCATCAGCGACGCCATGGTCGAAGTGGCGGGCGTCGCCCAGGCCATTGAGAAGGCCTTTGCGGACCTCACGGCGGCGGCCTCCACGCTC containing:
- a CDS encoding HAMP domain-containing methyl-accepting chemotaxis protein, with the translated sequence MSGWTSRTQKFLYDLLPILFALFVAVVYFLTVVPNTRPYWEKYLLVVLVLLVVDRILITWYMRVKLLPPILAYKRGKRSGKTFSRQELEAFYRALASHVLRHQVVSGIAWAVAGLVLATIVFIFLQRTWVAFLGVLFTGAIAASVSLGFTYFLLQRQTRPLIEEIQANLDHLPDVSKWRLSFGGKVGASIVLLTVLAFLGFGVLIYSRLTLGLADFAVKAGVDPAGSLVSQLRAADPAEWPRILSSRSDSLWTLVAVQADGTVLGQTEGDYRAESLAAGLEAGRGANESRVLPTNWGPVAVFPLGGDRTAVLLAQRSSLRSVLKNVSATGVGFLVGTLVVLSGYILWLSRDTGRALSRTAEYSRRLASGDLTRIPAIWSDDEMGQMADNLRSTFQGLRKMTHEVSGASSAVEVEVSKTAEVVGGLHQLVASQTRSAGKTTEAVRTMEAKMVQVSAAMDQVASSTQEVSSAILEMQASVEEIARNADVLIQSVEATVSSSNEIASSADEIKEATDRLHGSGQEAVSFLTQLDASLEETRRNSKALAEASGKVTQDAEAGFSSVAAVEDGILKTRNASEVSRATLRELMDSIEKIGRIVSVIQEVTEQTNLLSLNASIIAAGAGEHGKPFAVVATQIRELSSRTAGHAKEIRSVISKLTESGGEMAASMDHTFRVVDASTVLSRQAGVALRTILESASTQEEMSKRIASAAEELAHGGQSASRAMHEIFERMEGIARATQEQAASTRFLNDEAERVREVAGQLRNATEEQAKGSRVISEAVTRIMEDSRKTNQAIQAQAQEAKAISDAMVEVAGVAQAIEKAFADLTAAASTLQRSANVLRREIQAFRV